ATCCATTATCCTTCCATATTTTATTTTGAGAACAAGCAGTTTTCAAAACCCATTCTCCTATAGGTATTATAAGTCCTGTTTCCTCTGCCAAATTTATAAATTCCAAAGGCATAACCCATCCTAATTTAGGACTATTCCATCTAATTAAGGCTTCAAACCCTACTACTTTTGTATTTTCCATATCCACTTGAGGTTGGTAGTATAAAATAAATTCGTTATTTTTTATTGCCTTTCTCAGTTCCTTTTCCATCTCAACTTTTTTCAAAATTTCATTGTACATGGATTTTTCAAACAATTTATAAGAATTTTTACCTATCAATTTAGTTCTATTTAACGCTATATCTGCATTTCTAAGTAAAGTGGCAACTTCTTCTCCGTCTCTAGGATATACAGTTATTCCTACAGTAACCGATATTAAAGTTTCCGTTCCATCTATATTCCAAAGTCCACTTATAGTATTTATCATACACTGAGCTATGTTTTCCAAATGCCGTTTATTATCATATCCATTTTTTAAAATTAAGAACTCACTTCCGCCCATCTTTGCAACCATGCCCAAATGCAATTGGCTTAAAACCTCTCCTGTTTTTCTTAACAGTTTATCTCCATACTCATATCCAAAGATATCATTTATATTTTTAAAATTATCCAAATCTATTTGGAATATAGAAAAATTATCCCCTGATTTTTTTTCTATTCTCTTCTCAACTTCCTTTTTGAAAAGATTCCAATTAGGTAAGTTAGTTAATTGATCATAATAGGCCAATTTTTTTATCCCATCATATTTAGATCTAAGCTGCTGTTCTGATGCACATAATTGTTCATATATACCAAAAAGTTCTACATAACTTTGATTTAGCTTTTTATTTGTATCCAAATCCATGATAAATCCATCTTCCGTCTTTTGTGCTAATATCAACCCATAATGAAAAAACTGGGTAATTTTTTCAATATACCTTTCCGAAATAACAGGTGTATTTTTTATTAGAAGCTTATATTTTCCTTCATCAAAGTTAAATTTTTCAAATTTAACTTTAAAACAATCTTTATCAGACTTTTGAAGAAAAACAGGATTTAAAAAAATTGTGCCAATATGCTCTTCGTTTATGGTAATTGGTATACCTATGTAAACTAAATTACCATATCCCTCGAAAACTCCTATTTCCCTTTCGTTTATAATTTGATTTAATATATATTCTTCTTTTTTGTCATCACCTAATTTATCAAATATATGTATGTATTTTTGTGAATTTATATTAAGTACTTCTCCACTTATATCTTTTACATAACAGGCTATTGAAGTTATAGAATAAAATCTTTCCATTAAATTTTTAAGTTCGGATATATTTATCACATCAGCTAATACAAAGGCCATATGGGCACCAACTTTCATCCTCATTTATTTACAGGGATTGTATAATATATTTTACTATTTAAATTGTTACTATTATAATCATATTTTAAAATCTTACTTGAAAGTGTTAATAAATTTGCATATTGTCTTTAAATTATATAATTATTTCATGATTTTGAAAACACTTTTATTCAAATTTTATGTTTTTTAATTTATCTTTTAGTAAATCCCCGAGGGTAACTCCACTTTCATCTTCATCTAAATACTGTTTAAAATTATCTTTAGGATTATCTACTGCATCTTTTATACTAAGCGATATTCTACTATCTTTTATATTTATGTCCAATACCCTTACTTTTACTCTATCACCTACTTTTAATACATCAGATGGTTTTGCAATATGTTCTTCAGATATTTCTGAAATATGGACAAGTCCTTCTACTCCTGGTTCAATTTCTACAAATGCACCTATATTTATAATCTTGCTCACAGTTCCCTCTATTATATCATTTACGCTATACTTTTCATCCATATTATCCCACGGGTTTTTTTCCGTATCCTTTAAGGAAAGTGATATTCTATTTTTATCTTTATCCACGTTCAGCACATATACCTCTACACAATCTCCAACAGACACTACTTCAGAAGGATTTTTTATTCTTCTCCATGAAAGTTCTGAAATATGTGCAAGTCCTTCTACACCACCTAAATCAATAAAAGCTCCAAATCCAGTTATCCTGCTTACTACTCCTTTTACCTTATCTCCTTTAGATATGCTGCTCCAAAGTTTTTCTTTTTTCTTTTCAACCTCTAATTTTTCTACTTCCTTCCTAGATAACACGATTCTTGATTTACTTTTATCCAGTTCTATTATCTTCACCAAAAGAGTTTTTCCTAAAAATTCGTTTAAATCACTAACATATTTAACTGAAAGTTGTGAAGCTGGTATAAATGCTCTAAGGCCATATAAATCAGCGATTACTCCACCTTTTACCACTTGTTTTACCTCTATTTCAAATTCTTTGTCATCCTTTAGCAGCTCAGTAAGTCTGTCCCAACATATTTCCCTATCTGCTTTAATTTTTGACAACAGTACATTTCCATCTTCATCATTTGTTTTAATTACATAAACGTATATCTCATCCCCAACTTTTAAGACTTCATCCACATTTACATTTTCATCTTTACATATTTCATTTTTAGGCAATATTCCATCAACTATATAACCAATATTTACCGTAGCCTGTTCATCAGTTATAGAGATTACTTTACCTTTTACTACTTCTCCATTTCTCACATTTTTCATAGACGAATCAATTTGATCCATAACTTCATTCATTGAATTTAATTCATTATCACTGTCCATTAAATTTCATCTCCCATTCTGTTATTGTTATAGTTTAATTTTTATTTAAAATCACTATACCATTTTAACAATTATATTTTATCACAAATGCTATATAAAGTTATTTTTATCCCATGACTATTTGCTCTAATACTCCCACGCACTCTGTGAAAGCAACTGTCACCAAATCTAAAAATTTGGGACATCTGCTTTTCTCCAAGTTGGAGTAAAGATCAGGTACGTCCCTGGATAACGATTTCTATGCATCCATACATACTTAAAGGTCTTTATAACTTTTATATTGTAAAATTGAATCTGCACTTTTTATAGCTCTTACAATAGCTTTTTCCATAACTTCAGCAGCTAAAAATCCAACCACACTTAAATCAGCTTCTACTTTTCCACATGATGCAGCAAAAATAGTATCTCCATCAAACATAGAGTGGGCAGGTCTCATTGCTCTTCCATAGCCATTATGTGCCATTGAAGCAATTTTGTTCATTTGTGTTTTTGTAAAATTTCCATTGGTTACCACAGCTCCAATAGTAGTATTTCCATTAAACAGATTCTTCTTTTCAGAATATCTTTCAATCATTACTTTTTCAGTGCCTGCAAAAGATTTTCCATCCTCATTTAGGGCTCCTGCAATTATACGCTGGCTCTTGCTATCTATTACATCTCCAAGACAATTAACTGCAACTACAGCCCCTACCTTAAGTCCTCCAATCTGAACTGCAAAAGTTCCAAGTCCACCCTTCATTGCATGTTCACTTCCAAGTATCTTTCCTACAGTTGCACCTGCTCCAGCACCTATATTTCCATTTTCACACAGATTTAATTCTGAATTTTTACAAGCTTCATATCCCATAGTCTTATCTGGTCTTACTCTAAAATCTCCTATATTCAAATCAAATAAAACAGCTCCACAAACTATAGGCACTTTTGTAACTGATACATCAAAACCAATGCTCTTTTCTTCTAAGTACTGCATTACTCCTCCCGCTGCATCGAGCCCAAAAGCACTTCCTCCTGCAAGTACTACAGCATGAATCTTATCTACTAAGTTTACGGGATTTAAAAGATCAGTTTCCCTTGTACCTGGAGAACCTCCCCTTACATCAACTCCAGCACTTGCTCCTTTTTCAAACACAAGTACAGTACAACCTGTAGGTCCATTTAATTTTTGAGAATTTCCTATTCTCATTCCCTCTATACTATTAAATATTATTTCCTTCATTTTTTCCTCCTATATCAAAAGGGAATGTTGCAATAGCAATTTTTTAAATTGCTTTGAACAGTCCCTTTTATAGATAAATCTGCTTAAAAGTTGAGAATTGAAAATGGACAGTTTCCAGTTAATTGAAGCAAAACTTCAATGTTACTATATTTAAGATTTTCTAAAGTATTAGCATAAGAAAATCACCCATAGCTTTTCAATTCTCCACTATCAATTGTCAACTGTTTAAAAACATGTATACGTGTTAAAAATGCTGATATTAATTAGTGAAACAGCCCTTATTTATATTTATCACTTTAAGATAAAACATAATTGCATCTATTTGTGTTTTATCTTAGTAACCGCAGTAACTACAGATATTGTAATAAGTATACATAAAATCATTTCAGGTATACCATTTGTAATACCCACAGCTATAATTCCCTTTTGTGCAGCACTTGAACTTATATTCAAAGCCTTTGCATAAGATCCAAGATATATAACATATATCATTCCTAAAACCCCAATGGTATTCATCAATGAGCCTACTGCTGAAGCTATTCCTATAGGAATAATTTTTTTCTTCATACTCAAACACCTGTATACATAATAAGGTATTATACCTATGAGTACTCTAGGTAAAACTGATACCAGTGGATTCATAAATACAAAAGAAAGTGGTGTAGGTGCAGTTATAGACTGAATCACACTAAATATACCGAAAATAAGCCCTACTGAGGCACCAACTACAGGTCCTTCTAAAATAGAACCTATTATGACAGGTACATGCATTATAGTGGCTTTTACCGGCGGAATAGGTATAAAACCCAGTCCTGTGATTCCCAGTACAATAGAAATTCCAGACAGCATTCCAATTACAGTAATCTGTCTAATTCCAAACTTTGAATGACTTTTTATTTGTCTTTCCATAATTTTTTCCGTTGTTGTTCTTAGGCATTTGAAATAAAATGCCTTATATAGATACAACACGGACCCTCCTTTATAAAATTTAGTTCAGTTTTATTTTAA
The genomic region above belongs to Clostridium sp. AWRP and contains:
- a CDS encoding P1 family peptidase; this translates as MKEIIFNSIEGMRIGNSQKLNGPTGCTVLVFEKGASAGVDVRGGSPGTRETDLLNPVNLVDKIHAVVLAGGSAFGLDAAGGVMQYLEEKSIGFDVSVTKVPIVCGAVLFDLNIGDFRVRPDKTMGYEACKNSELNLCENGNIGAGAGATVGKILGSEHAMKGGLGTFAVQIGGLKVGAVVAVNCLGDVIDSKSQRIIAGALNEDGKSFAGTEKVMIERYSEKKNLFNGNTTIGAVVTNGNFTKTQMNKIASMAHNGYGRAMRPAHSMFDGDTIFAASCGKVEADLSVVGFLAAEVMEKAIVRAIKSADSILQYKSYKDL
- the rpsA gene encoding 30S ribosomal protein S1 gives rise to the protein MDSDNELNSMNEVMDQIDSSMKNVRNGEVVKGKVISITDEQATVNIGYIVDGILPKNEICKDENVNVDEVLKVGDEIYVYVIKTNDEDGNVLLSKIKADREICWDRLTELLKDDKEFEIEVKQVVKGGVIADLYGLRAFIPASQLSVKYVSDLNEFLGKTLLVKIIELDKSKSRIVLSRKEVEKLEVEKKKEKLWSSISKGDKVKGVVSRITGFGAFIDLGGVEGLAHISELSWRRIKNPSEVVSVGDCVEVYVLNVDKDKNRISLSLKDTEKNPWDNMDEKYSVNDIIEGTVSKIINIGAFVEIEPGVEGLVHISEISEEHIAKPSDVLKVGDRVKVRVLDINIKDSRISLSIKDAVDNPKDNFKQYLDEDESGVTLGDLLKDKLKNIKFE
- a CDS encoding EAL domain-containing protein, translating into MRMKVGAHMAFVLADVINISELKNLMERFYSITSIACYVKDISGEVLNINSQKYIHIFDKLGDDKKEEYILNQIINEREIGVFEGYGNLVYIGIPITINEEHIGTIFLNPVFLQKSDKDCFKVKFEKFNFDEGKYKLLIKNTPVISERYIEKITQFFHYGLILAQKTEDGFIMDLDTNKKLNQSYVELFGIYEQLCASEQQLRSKYDGIKKLAYYDQLTNLPNWNLFKKEVEKRIEKKSGDNFSIFQIDLDNFKNINDIFGYEYGDKLLRKTGEVLSQLHLGMVAKMGGSEFLILKNGYDNKRHLENIAQCMINTISGLWNIDGTETLISVTVGITVYPRDGEEVATLLRNADIALNRTKLIGKNSYKLFEKSMYNEILKKVEMEKELRKAIKNNEFILYYQPQVDMENTKVVGFEALIRWNSPKLGWVMPLEFINLAEETGLIIPIGEWVLKTACSQNKIWKDNGYSYDFISINVSPIQLKEDNFAYTVKKVLEETELKPEYLEIEITESVMMESLESNLKVINELKNIGVKVALDDFGSGYSSLNYLKSIPINTLKIDKTFIDGICSDYYEDIITEEIIKLAHRMKLEVVAEGVEEEDQIESLKGKNCNKIQGYYFGKPMPSEDIKDFLKKQL
- a CDS encoding ECF transporter S component; the encoded protein is MERQIKSHSKFGIRQITVIGMLSGISIVLGITGLGFIPIPPVKATIMHVPVIIGSILEGPVVGASVGLIFGIFSVIQSITAPTPLSFVFMNPLVSVLPRVLIGIIPYYVYRCLSMKKKIIPIGIASAVGSLMNTIGVLGMIYVIYLGSYAKALNISSSAAQKGIIAVGITNGIPEMILCILITISVVTAVTKIKHK